In a single window of the Chondrocystis sp. NIES-4102 genome:
- the rpiA gene encoding ribose 5-phosphate isomerase codes for MSDPVKTMKQDVGRAAANRVKSDSIVGLGSGSTAAYAIEYIGDRLAKGEIKNIVGVPTSFQAEVLAKEFKIPLVTLDAIDHIDIAIDGADEVDPQKNLIKGGGAAHTREKVVDTLANEFIVVVDGGKLVDKLGSTFLLPVEVIPMAVAPVMRSLEKLGGKPELRMGVKKAGPVVTDQGNLVIDVKFDHIENPGEMEKAINNLPGVLENGLFVGVADIVLVGEIKDGKSVIREF; via the coding sequence ATGAGCGATCCTGTTAAAACTATGAAGCAAGATGTAGGAAGGGCTGCTGCTAACCGTGTCAAATCAGATTCAATTGTAGGATTAGGATCAGGTTCTACTGCTGCCTATGCTATCGAGTATATAGGCGATCGCTTGGCAAAGGGAGAAATTAAAAATATTGTCGGTGTCCCTACTTCTTTTCAAGCAGAAGTTTTAGCTAAAGAATTTAAAATACCCCTAGTAACCCTTGATGCTATTGATCATATAGATATTGCTATTGATGGTGCGGATGAAGTTGATCCACAAAAGAATTTAATTAAAGGTGGTGGTGCAGCCCATACTCGCGAAAAGGTAGTTGATACTCTAGCCAATGAATTTATCGTTGTGGTTGATGGTGGAAAATTAGTAGATAAATTAGGTTCTACTTTTCTTTTACCCGTTGAGGTAATTCCTATGGCTGTTGCACCTGTAATGCGTAGTTTAGAAAAATTAGGTGGTAAACCTGAACTACGGATGGGAGTGAAAAAAGCAGGTCCTGTGGTGACTGATCAAGGAAATTTGGTTATTGATGTTAAATTTGACCATATTGAAAATCCTGGGGAAATGGAAAAAGCTATTAATAATCTACCTGGGGTTTTGGAAAATGGCTTATTTGTAGGTGTTGCGGATATCGTATTAGTTGGCGAAATTAAAGACGGTAAATCTGTAATTCGAGAATTTTAA
- the petJ gene encoding cytochrome c6 has product MLKPITIFIVTLILILATFTSSPVLADTDSNLISGSKIFEANCAGCHANGGNIIRRGKNLKAKALAKNKVDTVEAIALLVTNGKNNMSAYKDKLTAEEITAVSTYVLEQAQQNWK; this is encoded by the coding sequence GTGTTAAAACCCATCACTATCTTTATTGTCACATTGATACTTATTTTAGCTACTTTTACTAGTTCTCCAGTACTGGCAGATACAGATTCTAATTTAATTTCTGGATCGAAAATATTTGAAGCCAATTGTGCAGGCTGTCACGCTAACGGGGGTAACATTATTCGTAGAGGTAAAAATCTTAAAGCTAAAGCTTTAGCTAAAAACAAAGTGGACACAGTTGAAGCGATCGCACTTTTAGTAACTAATGGTAAAAATAATATGTCAGCCTATAAAGATAAATTAACTGCTGAAGAAATAACTGCCGTTAGTACCTATGTATTAGAACAAGCGCAACAAAATTGGAAGTGA
- a CDS encoding putative UDP-glucuronic acid decarboxylase, which produces MRVLVTGGAGFIGSHLIDRLMKQGHDVVCLDNFFTGHKRNIRHWLDNPYFELIRHDITEPIRLEVDQIYHLACPASPVHYQYNPVKTIKTNVLGTLNMLGLAKRVKARFLLASTSEVYGDPDVHPQPEEYRGNVNCIGIRSCYDEGKRVAETLAFDYHRQNNVDIRVMRIFNTYGPRMFENDGRVVSNFIVQALQGIPLTVYGDGSQTRSFCYVADLVEGMMRLMNGDHIGPINIGNPGEYTILQLAETIQRMVNPDAELTFKSLPQDDPKQRQPDITKAKNLLGWEPTIALEEGLRLTIEDFRSRMNEQNS; this is translated from the coding sequence ATGAGAGTCTTAGTAACTGGTGGTGCTGGTTTTATTGGTTCCCATCTAATTGACCGCTTAATGAAGCAAGGTCATGATGTTGTCTGTTTAGACAATTTTTTCACTGGTCATAAACGTAATATCCGTCATTGGCTTGATAATCCTTACTTTGAATTAATCCGTCATGACATTACCGAACCAATTCGCTTAGAAGTAGATCAAATATACCATCTTGCTTGCCCTGCCTCTCCAGTTCACTATCAATATAATCCTGTTAAAACCATTAAAACTAATGTACTGGGAACGTTAAATATGCTGGGGTTAGCCAAGCGAGTAAAGGCGAGATTTTTGCTAGCTTCTACTTCCGAAGTATATGGCGATCCTGATGTTCATCCACAACCAGAAGAATACCGTGGTAATGTCAATTGTATTGGTATTCGTAGTTGTTACGATGAAGGCAAACGAGTTGCAGAAACCTTAGCCTTTGACTACCATCGCCAAAATAATGTTGATATTCGGGTGATGCGAATTTTTAATACCTATGGACCAAGAATGTTTGAAAATGATGGTCGGGTAGTTAGTAATTTTATTGTACAAGCACTGCAAGGTATACCTTTAACTGTTTACGGCGACGGTTCACAAACACGTAGCTTTTGCTATGTTGCCGACTTAGTTGAAGGAATGATGCGCTTGATGAATGGTGATCATATCGGACCTATTAATATAGGAAATCCTGGGGAATATACCATTTTACAGCTTGCAGAAACAATTCAAAGAATGGTTAATCCTGATGCCGAGTTAACTTTTAAATCCCTACCTCAAGATGATCCAAAACAAAGACAACCAGACATCACCAAAGCCAAGAATTTATTAGGTTGGGAACCTACCATTGCTTTAGAAGAAGGGTTAAGGCTCACCATAGAAGATTTTCGCTCTCGTATGAACGAGCAAAATTCCTAA
- the nblA_2 gene encoding phycobilisome degradation protein NblA, with protein MSNFMELSLEQKFNIRSFETQVKAMSHEQAQEFLVKLYEQMLLKDNMYKDFIRHQWGIDNPPKF; from the coding sequence ATGTCTAATTTCATGGAACTGTCTTTAGAGCAAAAATTCAATATTCGCTCTTTTGAAACCCAAGTTAAAGCGATGAGCCACGAACAAGCTCAAGAATTCCTCGTGAAACTTTATGAACAAATGTTGCTAAAAGACAATATGTACAAAGACTTTATTCGACATCAATGGGGAATTGACAACCCACCTAAATTTTAA
- a CDS encoding RNP-1 like RNA-binding protein codes for MSIRLYVGNLPKEEIDRDALANMFAEEGQQVITKVIKDRKTGKCRGFAFVTVESDELADQFIEKYNGQSFMDSPLKIEKALPRTKAEEGSATVEGTAASAGAGATNPPKRKTANKRAKKQNSGNAASPKQQQTNTNVQPDPRWADELAKLKEMLAATNN; via the coding sequence ATGTCTATTCGTCTATATGTCGGTAACTTACCAAAAGAGGAAATTGATCGTGATGCTTTAGCCAATATGTTTGCTGAAGAAGGACAACAGGTTATCACTAAAGTCATTAAAGATCGCAAAACAGGTAAATGTCGCGGTTTTGCTTTTGTGACTGTCGAAAGTGATGAACTTGCAGACCAATTTATTGAAAAATATAATGGTCAGTCGTTTATGGATAGTCCTTTAAAAATTGAAAAAGCATTACCTCGCACTAAAGCAGAAGAAGGTAGCGCAACAGTTGAAGGTACAGCAGCCAGTGCAGGTGCAGGTGCAACTAATCCTCCTAAACGCAAAACTGCTAATAAACGCGCCAAGAAACAAAATAGTGGTAATGCTGCTAGTCCTAAACAACAGCAAACTAATACTAATGTTCAACCTGATCCTCGTTGGGCAGACGAATTAGCTAAACTAAAAGAAATGCTAGCTGCTACTAATAATTAG
- a CDS encoding CHP423-containing protein — translation MVEQALDISEIRDILNKAINGQDISVAEAIQLIEEQDPQRKLAIARTADHLRQQQIGDTVTYVINRNINFTNICEQHCSFCAFRRDAGETGAFWLDIAQIIKKAGEAVEIGATEICMQGGLNPEAKENGTSLDYYLNIIKQIKSNFPQLHLHAFSPQEIQFIAREDNITYQEVLLALKEAGLGSMPGTAAEILDDRVRKIICPEKINSATWLEIISLAHSLNIPTTSTMLSGHIETPQQQIEHLDKLRSLQKIAVTNNYPAKITEFIILPFVGQEAPTPLRRRVNRDQPNLEDVLHITAVARIFLGNWIPNHQPSWVKLGIDGAKKALQCGCNDIGGTLMEEHITTMAGAQGGTYMTVQDLQSAIADLARPAQQRTTVYENL, via the coding sequence GTGGTTGAGCAAGCTCTAGATATTAGTGAAATTAGAGATATATTAAATAAAGCAATTAACGGTCAAGATATTTCGGTTGCAGAAGCAATACAGTTAATTGAAGAACAAGATCCTCAAAGAAAACTCGCGATCGCCCGTACAGCAGATCATCTACGTCAACAGCAGATAGGAGATACTGTAACCTACGTTATCAATCGCAACATTAACTTTACCAATATCTGTGAGCAACACTGTAGTTTTTGTGCCTTTAGACGCGACGCTGGGGAAACTGGGGCATTTTGGCTAGATATAGCTCAAATAATCAAAAAAGCTGGGGAAGCTGTAGAAATTGGTGCTACAGAAATTTGTATGCAGGGGGGTTTAAATCCCGAAGCCAAAGAAAATGGTACATCTCTTGACTACTATCTCAACATAATTAAACAGATTAAATCAAATTTTCCGCAATTACATCTACACGCTTTTTCTCCCCAAGAAATCCAGTTTATCGCCAGAGAAGATAATATAACTTATCAAGAAGTACTATTAGCCCTCAAAGAAGCTGGTTTAGGTTCAATGCCAGGAACGGCAGCCGAAATATTAGATGATAGAGTAAGAAAGATTATCTGTCCAGAAAAAATAAATAGTGCCACCTGGTTAGAAATAATTAGTTTAGCTCATAGCTTAAATATCCCCACCACCAGTACAATGCTATCTGGTCATATAGAAACACCACAACAACAAATAGAGCATTTAGATAAATTGCGCTCGCTCCAAAAAATAGCCGTAACTAATAACTATCCTGCCAAAATCACAGAATTTATTATTCTTCCCTTCGTTGGACAAGAAGCCCCTACACCACTACGTCGGCGAGTTAACCGAGATCAACCAAACTTAGAAGATGTATTGCATATAACAGCAGTTGCTCGCATTTTTCTAGGAAACTGGATTCCTAACCATCAACCAAGCTGGGTAAAACTTGGGATTGATGGCGCAAAAAAAGCTCTTCAATGCGGTTGTAATGACATTGGGGGAACATTAATGGAAGAACATATTACTACTATGGCAGGAGCGCAGGGAGGTACTTATATGACAGTGCAAGACTTACAAAGTGCGATCGCCGATTTAGCTCGTCCTGCTCAACAAAGAACTACTGTTTACGAAAATCTTTAA
- a CDS encoding FHA domain-containing protein: MITCPSCNHQNPEGSIQCENCYTPLPATIGCPNCGASVQTDATFCGQCGFNLQAENLSTNIPLEETEVVSLPDEIPSSVDNLDILPETAMASSMQSPWDDEEDMTIAQMQPISNNPLGIESKKDQEIEPDLSLSDTPDFDFTKEIESAIPLNELNKSWQRSNTPSPDLELDSNPEFVSMPTAPAPAPTPPVAPPDRVGQLGDMSGATQLQIQIASLLHLQSNTTINLPDDLDVIHIGKPNGQIPPDIDIAGFPDSEVVSRIHADIRVEGDSFYIEDVGSSNGTYVNHAPLVPGNRHRLRAGDRIALGKGDLVTFIFQLS, translated from the coding sequence ATGATTACTTGCCCCAGTTGCAATCATCAAAATCCAGAAGGCTCTATACAATGCGAAAATTGCTATACTCCTTTACCAGCTACTATTGGCTGCCCTAATTGTGGAGCATCAGTACAAACCGATGCAACTTTTTGTGGTCAATGTGGCTTTAATTTGCAAGCAGAAAATTTATCTACTAATATTCCACTTGAAGAAACAGAGGTTGTATCCTTACCAGATGAAATACCTTCTTCAGTAGATAATTTAGATATTTTGCCTGAAACTGCAATGGCTTCTTCTATGCAAAGTCCTTGGGACGATGAGGAAGACATGACTATTGCGCAGATGCAGCCAATTAGTAATAATCCTCTGGGTATTGAGAGCAAGAAAGATCAAGAAATAGAACCTGATCTATCTCTATCAGATACGCCTGATTTTGATTTTACCAAAGAGATAGAATCGGCAATTCCTTTAAATGAGTTAAATAAGTCTTGGCAAAGATCCAATACTCCATCTCCAGATCTTGAATTAGATTCAAACCCAGAGTTTGTGTCGATGCCGACTGCACCAGCCCCCGCCCCTACGCCTCCAGTAGCCCCCCCTGATAGGGTTGGTCAATTGGGTGATATGTCTGGAGCAACTCAATTACAAATACAAATAGCTAGCTTACTGCATTTACAAAGTAATACCACGATTAATTTACCCGATGATCTCGATGTAATCCACATTGGTAAACCCAATGGTCAAATTCCGCCAGATATTGATATAGCAGGATTTCCCGATTCTGAGGTAGTATCAAGGATTCATGCTGATATTAGGGTAGAAGGAGATTCTTTTTACATCGAAGATGTGGGCAGTTCTAATGGAACGTATGTTAATCATGCACCTTTAGTCCCTGGAAATCGGCATCGATTAAGGGCTGGCGATCGCATTGCTTTGGGTAAAGGTGATTTGGTTACATTTATTTTCCAGCTTAGTTAA
- the psbY gene encoding photosystem II protein PsbY, whose product MDWRVLIVLSPLAIAAGWAIFNIGSAAIAQAQRYFGKQG is encoded by the coding sequence ATGGATTGGCGCGTATTGATAGTATTATCTCCCCTAGCGATCGCTGCTGGTTGGGCTATCTTTAATATCGGTTCTGCTGCTATTGCACAGGCACAAAGATACTTCGGCAAACAAGGATAA
- a CDS encoding S-layer domain-containing protein, giving the protein MVYPQYSKITTSIFMSVTVSVATIANFVNITPAQAQLFPDQRPTRDRDYNPRRTPNNNIAPNTVPEGFVIPVEYEEEKILVTPEETVPITLLVAADIKDNRRNVLIPYGSEIMGQIQPSDDQSGSLFVAEEIVFPDGTSQSLNAVSNVVTRTEKVKKGANGKDIIKGAAIGAAAATVLSEIFGKIEALEVLGGAGAGAVAGILLGGNEVELVSIDPNKDLNLTLETDLVIK; this is encoded by the coding sequence ATGGTTTACCCACAATATTCTAAAATAACTACTTCTATTTTTATGTCTGTGACTGTTTCAGTCGCTACTATTGCCAATTTTGTTAATATTACCCCTGCTCAAGCACAGCTTTTTCCAGATCAAAGACCGACTAGAGATAGAGACTATAATCCTCGACGTACTCCTAACAATAATATTGCCCCCAATACCGTCCCTGAAGGGTTTGTTATTCCTGTGGAATACGAAGAAGAGAAAATCTTGGTGACTCCAGAAGAAACTGTACCTATTACCTTGCTCGTTGCTGCCGATATCAAAGACAATAGACGTAATGTTTTAATTCCCTACGGTAGCGAAATTATGGGGCAAATTCAACCTAGTGATGATCAATCAGGTTCTCTTTTTGTAGCGGAAGAAATTGTCTTTCCAGATGGCACATCTCAATCCCTTAATGCAGTTTCTAATGTTGTTACACGTACCGAAAAAGTCAAAAAAGGTGCAAACGGCAAAGATATTATTAAAGGTGCAGCAATAGGTGCAGCAGCAGCAACAGTACTATCAGAAATATTTGGCAAAATTGAAGCGTTAGAAGTTCTAGGCGGTGCAGGGGCTGGCGCGGTTGCAGGTATCTTGCTGGGTGGAAACGAGGTAGAATTAGTTTCCATTGATCCCAACAAGGATTTAAATTTAACTCTTGAGACTGATTTAGTTATTAAATAA
- the slt gene encoding soluble lytic transglycosylase, with protein MLESLLRSRQLKHKLRRYQSKLLFLKNKKIILLLILSSFGLLIWYAQDYRLGKSKQQSEIQKPSSSLVNLRSLAPNARVEPLKQLAQSQVSNNLSLNQQDRLRARYLLASDLIQQNQGKLALNYLQDLGKEYSLLQPQILFKTAQAYQQTNQEAAAKKTWEYLIKTYPNSPLTANALSLLNQPSAQLQSRLIKDFPYHPLTQKLVRQSLRQNPDQFNLLLLLAKYSHDKDLTPFLDRLVLEYPEELTAEDWEAIADGYWRMEEHRKAADAYRFAISTPRNLYRVARGFHRNGNIDTARLAYQRLLNEYHDARETGQALLYLASISSGDEAIVYLEKAIAKFPANAADAYRSKAIVHEKFNKQASADASRAKLLNEYNDSAAAGEYRWQVAQKLAANGNLEAAWQWMQPLVKSSQAGQEFDFAPKALYWTAKWGTQIGQLAAAETIFTKVVKFYPQSYWAWRSAVMLGWKVGDFDQLRPLSPDLNFSTVYEPLPMGSPALQELYLLGQYEDAWLLLQSQIKQPQQLSVEEQFSEGILQIQLGAYSQGMQQIWDLANRDSPQDQQAWKAIRQTSTYWRGLFPFPYQAQILKNAHKDQINPLLVISVMRKESTFDPNIDSVVGAVGLMQIVPPTAQWVAQQTQLSNYSLTNPEDNINIGTWYLRYNHQRYDDNSLLAVASYNAGTGNVNQWLTRYDIKDSDRFVEQIPFAETKDYVEGVFGNYWNYLRLYNPEIRQKVNSLNQES; from the coding sequence ATGTTAGAATCACTTTTGCGATCGAGACAACTCAAGCATAAACTTAGAAGATATCAAAGCAAGTTACTGTTTTTAAAAAATAAGAAAATAATTTTACTTTTAATTTTAAGTAGCTTTGGGTTATTGATTTGGTATGCTCAAGACTATAGATTGGGAAAATCTAAGCAACAATCAGAAATACAAAAACCATCATCCTCATTGGTTAACTTGCGATCGCTTGCTCCCAACGCCAGAGTAGAACCTTTAAAGCAATTAGCCCAATCTCAAGTTTCTAATAATTTATCTCTTAATCAGCAAGATCGCCTGCGCGCCCGTTATTTATTGGCAAGTGATTTGATACAACAAAACCAAGGCAAACTCGCCTTAAATTATCTTCAAGATTTAGGTAAAGAATATTCCTTACTTCAGCCTCAAATACTTTTTAAAACCGCCCAAGCCTATCAGCAAACTAATCAAGAAGCAGCAGCCAAAAAAACTTGGGAATATTTGATTAAAACTTATCCTAATTCACCTTTAACCGCCAATGCCTTATCTTTACTCAATCAACCCTCAGCACAATTACAATCACGTTTAATTAAAGATTTTCCCTATCATCCCTTAACTCAAAAACTTGTCCGTCAAAGTTTACGTCAAAACCCAGATCAATTTAACCTGTTATTACTATTAGCAAAATATAGTCATGATAAAGATCTAACTCCCTTTCTTGACCGCTTAGTTTTAGAATACCCTGAAGAATTAACTGCCGAAGATTGGGAAGCGATCGCCGATGGTTATTGGCGCATGGAAGAACATCGTAAGGCAGCAGATGCTTATCGTTTTGCTATTTCTACTCCCCGCAATCTTTACCGTGTTGCTAGAGGTTTTCATCGCAATGGAAATATAGATACTGCCCGTCTAGCGTATCAAAGACTCTTGAATGAATATCATGATGCTAGGGAAACAGGACAAGCTTTATTATATTTAGCCAGTATTTCTAGTGGGGATGAAGCGATAGTTTATTTAGAAAAAGCGATCGCTAAATTTCCTGCTAATGCTGCCGATGCTTACCGTTCTAAGGCAATAGTACATGAGAAGTTTAATAAACAGGCATCTGCTGATGCTTCTCGCGCCAAACTTTTGAATGAATATAATGATTCTGCTGCTGCGGGTGAATATCGTTGGCAGGTAGCCCAAAAATTGGCTGCTAATGGTAATTTAGAAGCTGCTTGGCAATGGATGCAGCCTTTAGTAAAATCTAGTCAAGCAGGACAAGAATTTGATTTTGCGCCCAAAGCTCTTTATTGGACAGCTAAATGGGGTACTCAAATTGGTCAATTAGCTGCTGCGGAAACAATTTTTACCAAAGTAGTTAAATTTTATCCTCAATCCTATTGGGCTTGGCGATCGGCAGTGATGCTGGGTTGGAAAGTGGGAGATTTTGATCAATTGCGCCCCCTCTCTCCTGATTTAAATTTTAGTACGGTTTATGAGCCTTTACCTATGGGTTCGCCAGCCTTGCAAGAATTATATTTGTTAGGACAATATGAAGATGCTTGGTTACTTTTACAGTCACAGATTAAGCAACCACAGCAATTGTCTGTTGAAGAGCAGTTTAGCGAAGGTATTTTGCAAATTCAATTGGGGGCATATAGCCAAGGAATGCAGCAAATTTGGGATTTAGCTAACCGTGACAGCCCACAAGATCAACAAGCGTGGAAAGCTATACGTCAAACATCTACTTATTGGCGAGGTTTATTTCCCTTTCCTTATCAAGCTCAAATCCTTAAAAATGCTCACAAAGATCAGATTAATCCTTTGTTGGTGATATCTGTGATGCGTAAAGAATCTACTTTTGATCCTAATATTGATTCAGTTGTAGGTGCTGTGGGGTTGATGCAAATTGTCCCCCCTACCGCTCAATGGGTTGCTCAACAAACACAATTGTCGAATTATTCTCTAACTAACCCTGAAGATAATATTAATATTGGTACTTGGTATCTTAGATATAACCATCAACGTTATGACGATAATTCTTTATTAGCTGTTGCTAGTTACAATGCAGGTACTGGTAATGTTAATCAATGGTTAACTAGATATGATATTAAAGATAGCGATCGCTTTGTAGAACAAATTCCTTTTGCTGAAACTAAAGACTATGTTGAAGGTGTGTTTGGCAATTATTGGAATTATTTGAGATTATATAACCCCGAAATACGACAAAAAGTTAATTCCCTTAACCAGGAATCCTGA
- a CDS encoding nucleotide sugar dehydrogenase — MRVCVIGTGYVGLVTGVCLSYIGHDVICVDNNEEKVKLMQSGQSPIYEPGLSELMKSSAESGKLTFTADLSKGVEHGEILYIAVGTPPLPTGESDTRYVEAVARGIGTHLKSEYKVIVNKSTVPIGSGDWVRMIVLDGNKESGSNVEPCFDVVSNPEFLREGSAVYDTFNPDRIVLGGNSQKAIALMEELYQPLITRKFAEDQSLPPVPVVVTDLSSAEMIKYAANSFLATKISFINEVANICDRVGADITQVAKGIGLDSRIGNKFLSAGIGWGGSCFPKDVSALVHTADDYGYNSELLKAAINVNQRQRLLALEKLQNELKILKGKTVGLLGLTFKPDTDDMRDAPALDLIEQLNRLGAKVKAYDPIVSQSGVSHGLSNVIIETSAEMLADKCDALVLVTDWQEFLKLDFAKMAKLMSNPLIIDGRNFLDRQVVESAGIRYIGMGR; from the coding sequence ATGCGTGTTTGTGTTATTGGTACTGGATATGTAGGTTTAGTAACAGGCGTTTGTTTATCTTATATTGGACACGATGTAATCTGTGTTGATAACAACGAAGAAAAAGTAAAATTGATGCAATCTGGACAATCTCCAATTTATGAGCCAGGTTTGTCAGAATTAATGAAGTCTTCCGCCGAATCTGGTAAATTAACCTTTACCGCAGATTTATCTAAGGGTGTGGAGCATGGAGAAATCCTATATATTGCAGTTGGAACGCCTCCCCTACCAACTGGTGAAAGTGATACTCGTTATGTAGAAGCAGTGGCGCGTGGGATTGGAACACATTTAAAATCCGAATATAAAGTTATCGTAAATAAATCCACTGTGCCAATAGGTTCTGGTGACTGGGTAAGAATGATTGTACTCGATGGCAATAAAGAGTCGGGAAGCAATGTTGAACCTTGTTTTGATGTAGTAAGTAATCCTGAATTTTTAAGAGAAGGTTCGGCGGTATATGATACATTCAATCCCGATCGCATTGTTTTAGGTGGTAATAGTCAAAAAGCGATCGCACTTATGGAGGAATTGTATCAACCTTTAATTACTAGAAAATTTGCCGAAGATCAATCTCTGCCTCCTGTACCTGTGGTAGTTACCGATTTAAGTTCAGCAGAAATGATTAAATATGCTGCTAATTCCTTTTTGGCAACTAAAATTAGCTTTATCAATGAGGTAGCTAATATATGCGATCGCGTGGGTGCAGATATTACTCAAGTAGCTAAAGGTATTGGTTTAGATTCCCGTATTGGTAATAAGTTTTTAAGTGCTGGTATTGGTTGGGGGGGTTCTTGTTTCCCTAAAGATGTTTCCGCCTTGGTTCATACCGCCGATGACTACGGTTATAATTCTGAACTATTAAAAGCAGCTATTAATGTTAACCAGCGTCAGCGTTTATTAGCTTTAGAAAAACTGCAAAACGAGCTTAAAATTCTCAAAGGTAAAACAGTTGGGTTATTAGGTTTAACTTTTAAACCAGATACCGACGATATGAGAGACGCACCTGCTTTAGATTTAATTGAACAACTTAATCGTTTGGGTGCAAAAGTTAAGGCATATGATCCTATTGTTTCTCAATCAGGTGTTAGTCATGGTTTATCTAATGTGATTATTGAAACTAGTGCCGAAATGCTGGCTGATAAGTGTGATGCTTTAGTGTTAGTGACTGATTGGCAGGAATTTCTTAAACTCGATTTTGCTAAAATGGCTAAGTTGATGAGTAATCCTTTAATTATTGATGGACGTAATTTCTTAGATCGCCAGGTTGTAGAATCTGCTGGTATTCGTTACATCGGTATGGGTAGGTAG